One segment of Panicum virgatum strain AP13 chromosome 3K, P.virgatum_v5, whole genome shotgun sequence DNA contains the following:
- the LOC120699826 gene encoding uncharacterized protein LOC120699826 produces the protein MAMAAPLAKVVRGGCSAAASRALLPAILRHLGSSPAASAAGVGRLMHTGLFRTPGVRSQEQLIRMNQFGGKRFMSSEPPVGGRTPRSYIALGASGAACIIVMLSVHLKR, from the exons ATGGCGATGGCAGCGCCATTGGCGAAGGTGGTCCGCGGCGGGTGttctgccgccgcctcccgggCGCTTCTTCCGGCGATCCTCCGGCATCTGGGATCATCTCCGGCCGCCTCAGCTGCCGGCGTGGGTCGTCTGATGCACACG GGTCTCTTCAGGACACCTGGAGTTCGCTCTCAAGAACAACTCATTAGAATGAACCA GTTCGGTGGCAAGAGGTTCATGAGCAGTGAGCCGCCTGTTGGTGGTAGAACACCCCGCTCGTATATTGCTCTAGGTGCTTCTGGTGCTGCATGTATCATTGTGATGCTTTCCGTCCACCTGAAGCGATGA